TTTTAGCGGGTAACGGATGCAAGGTCTGTCGAGCATACTCGTGGAACGTGTCATCCGTCGGCAGTTCACAGAAATCGCACAATGCGGCGAGGGTTTTGTCCGGCTCCAGTGTCAACTCCTCAAAACGGAGGAGGTGAATATAATCGGATGAGGCTTGCATTAAACGGATTCCCTCTCGCATAGTGACGAGCCACTCTACAGCAGCTCTGTCAAGGTGCCGTTCAAAGTGCTTAATTTCATCAGTGACTTCAGAAAGCGCAGGATCCGTTTTGACGAGCTGCTCAACCAAGAGTCTCCATTTACGGTCATCCACACCCCACCAATCGTGTTTCTCATCATTAACCTGAACACCAAGCCGTTCTGACCAAGTCGCAATTGAATGACATGTATCCCATCCATTACGGACGAGAAAAATAAAACGAGCATCGGGAAACAAGGCACGTACGAAACCCACTCTAAAAATAAGTTCTGGATATTTATCAACAAGGCGTTGTGAACGGGTCGCTGTTAAGTAGGCACCAAACATTTGCGAAGCGCGTCGATGCATTTCGTCTGTCGCATCTTCTGCGGTGAGGCGATATTTGGCATCAACTTGGCTGTAGTTTCCAATGACATCTTCATGCGGATGGATGAGGTGCCACATCGCTTTCGGTTCGTTGAGATAACCGACTTCTTTGTGCATAGAAAGAACAATACCGAGTATTGTGGTGCCGCTGCGTCCAGTACCCAAGATAAAGATAGGCTTTTCAACCGGTTTGTATCTGCTGTTGTTCGTAGAAACAGTTTTCAAAATAGAAAAAACAAGTGGATTTATCCAACGTCCCTTTGTCGTTACGGGACGCCCTTCAAAGAAAGCATAACTCATGAGACGCGTCAGCACCTTTGTCGGTCGCGTTCTGATGTAGAGTGGATCTATTTGTGCGATCATATTTTTTAATAGTTATCAGTTGTCAGTAGTCAGTTATCGGTTAAAGAGTCGCCTATGGCTGCCACAGAAACCTCTTGTAACTGAAAACCGATAACTGATAACTATTCTTCTGAAGACTAATTTTTAAAAACGTCTTTTTAAGGTTTGACCGATATTTTTCATTCGATCAAGATTAAAAAGGAATGCTCCAATTAATTTTACAGGGAATGTCAATAGATGAAGTACTAAACTCACCACATTCGGTTGTATTGACACAGGACTATAATTATGTTTTTTCATAAGAGGTGCGGTTATCGTCTGGTTGAGGTAAATCTCAGCTGAACTGAGTTCTCCCCCCGTTGTTTCACCGTGCCAACTGTATGCGCGATGCGGATTTATACCGAGTTCCTGCGGTTGATCTTCCGCTACAGAAGATCCAACCTGTGGGATTTGGAGCATCTCATGCGTGTATGTAATACCGGCAAAATCACAGACACCTTTGACGGTTGCTTCAGGTTGTGCGAGGAGTTCCTCAAAATAGATGGAGGTTACTCGCTCGTGCTGCAGAAACTGCTCAGCAGTGGTGACAGCAGTTCGCCAGATGTGACTAATGGTTATCGGATGATAGTTCATCCAATCCCGAAACGTTTCTTTCATCGGCATATCACTTCCACCGAGAAACCGGCGTTTCCATTTCCTTTTTTGGGATAATAGCACATCGCGTGGATCACGGATCATATTAATAATGCGCGCTTTCGGATAAAGCTTAAGAATATCTGCAATGTAAAAGACGTTACGTGGGGTCTGGTCGCAAGGAATAGTCCCACCGTTTTCGGCAGTACCGTGGCGGAGGAAAGCTTCAAAGAGTGCTGCTTGCGTTTCAGGGTAGGTGGTTAAACCTTCAAGAAATGTCCGTGCCTCGTTTAGAAAACGATGTGGATTTCCATGTGTACGATAACCCTCTTGTTGAATACAATATAACTGCGAAGCAATTTTTTCTATCTCTTCTTTACGCGTCTCTGATGAAAACGGCGGCGCACAGAGTTGACCAAAGAAGTGGAGTTCACCAAAGGTGTAAACACTTGGGTGTTTTCCCAAAATTCGCCCCATCATCGTTGTTCCACTGCGACTATTCCCTACGACAAATATCATTTTATCAGTTACCAGTTATCAGTTAAGAGTTACAAAAGGTTTTTGTAGCAGCCACAAGCATCTCTTTAACTCGTAACTCAATAACTATTCCGCTATTTTGAGGATTCCAAAACTGTTTTTGCGGATGACGAGTTCTGCTGACTTCCCACTCCATTCTTGGATGCGGATCTCAATTTCGCCAGAGCCTTCCATTTCTGCATTGCCTCCATTCGTTGCGTTGAGTCTCTCATCAGCAACATAACGATAGGTGACATTGCCCTCGTAACGTTTACCATCAACGAAAAGTTGTGGTATATGCTGTTCACCTGTCCGATTGCTGATAAGAACAACAAGATGTTCTGCCGTCTTCTCACCGATTACTTGTGCCTGAATACCGGGCATCTGTCTCCCTTGATACTCAATAGCACCCATAAGAAGAGGCGAGTTTTGGACTGAGAGGGCAAATTGTGTATCTGCCTGCGCGAATGCTTCACCGATAAGCTGAAAAGCCGGGTAGACAGTGCGTCGAATAGTATTACCGAAATCGGACTCGGGTTCGCCACCATACTTCCAAAATGTCCCACCAGGATTCCCAGGGGTTATCAGCGAAAACGCTGGAAACCCTTTGCCGGGACCCGCGATGACGTGGAAGTTCGCCTGTGTGACGTTCGGGATTGTTAGCATCTTCAGAAAGAAATCACCTACGTACATTGCATGGAGCTGCGTGTTCGCAACACGGTTCACTGGGTTGGCGATGTTCCACTCAGTTATCCACATCTCTTTATCTGGAAATAATTTTTCATAGTAATCAAGTGCCTCTGTAACAGCGAAGTGAATCCATCCCATGAGGTAGCCTCGCATCTCCTCTATTTCTTTTTTTCGAACGGCTTTGTAGGCATAGACATGGACGGTATAAGCATCGTAGAAACTGGTGTCTGCAGCGAGACCTTCATCCCATTTCCGTTGTTGTGTTTTTACCAACCATCCCTCTTTATGGAATGCAATTGGTGAAGCACAGACCGACACCTTTATATCTGGATCAACGGCTTTCATCGCCGCTGCATGCTTTTTGGCTGCCGTTATATAGGCTTCAGCAGTAGGATATTTGTTGAGGTAGTGTGGCAGATAGTATTCATTGCCGAGTTCCCAATGCTTAACGTGATATCCCTTATCTTTAGCGTAATTCACCCACGCTGCGCTCTCTTCCGGGCTGCCTGTCCATAAATTTACAACAACAACAGGTGTAATATTCAGTGTGTTGCATAACTGTATAAAGTCGTCAAAAACGATTTTACCTTCTCGTAGCTTTTGGAGTCTCGCGTAATTTCTTTTATTTCGACTATTAAGTTTTGTATTGAGGGTTGATGCCATTTCACTCTCAAAAAAGCCACCATGTTCCCAATGATAGAAATTCCCGACTGTACCCCCCGGAAACCGTAAGGTCTTTGGCGCAAGTGCCTTTGTTAATTCAACAAAATTGGTGTCAAGGTATCCATAATCGCCATTCATCATGTTTGTATTGAAACCGTAGAGTGCTTGACGGAGCGGTTGCGAATTGCGTGTGTCAATTTCCAGACGTAGCGCATCCATAGACGTATTTTTTCCTTGGCATCCGATGCCAAGGAACAATACTATCAATCCTACAAACGCCATACAGCAGTTCCGATAAAACCTATTAGAAACACCATAGGCATTTATATTTAACACAAAGGTGGAAAACTTCATCAAAATCTTCGGCGTGGAAACCTCGCCCTTTAGGGCGGGGAGGAAACGCCGTCCTTTTTTCTTGACAAATAACGTCAAAAATGTTAGAATAATATTATCGTGTGGAGGCAACTAACTACCTGCATGCAAGTGCAGTCTTGCCTCCAACCGACTGTAGTTAGCGGTTAAAACACGATACACGATTCTCCAATGAGACGCACCTTCAAATACCGCGCATATCCAACTCCTGCACAAGAGAAGTGGTTGTTTTCGGAGTTTCAACATCAGAAACAGTTGCAGAACTATATGCTCCAGATGCGTAATCAAATGTGGGAATATGGGAGTATCTCTGTATCGCTGTATGACCAGATCAACCATCTTAAGAAACTCCGTGCCTCTAACTCGCACTATTCCGATCACCCGCAGGATATGCAGGCGCAGACGCTCAAAAGAGTCAACGCGGCACACGAGCATTTTCAACGCCGTTGCCGAAAGGGAGCAGAGAAAAAGGGATACCCGCGTTACAAGTCCTCTGTCCGATCGGTGTCGTGGTCTTTGCGAAAACATAAACTCAAGACGGGTGAACGTGTCCGTCAGCACCCTATCCGTGAAACAGGCAAACGGCATAATTTGCTGAAAGTGCCAAAACTCGGTGAAGTCAAGATCCGTCAGCACCGTCGGCTCATAGGAGACCCGAAAGAGGTCACGTTGAAAAAGACAGTGCGCGGCTGGTATTGCTTTATCGTTTGCGAAGTGCCTGATACGCTGAAATGTGTCCCGAAGTCGGCTTGTGGTGTGGATGTTGGCACGCGCGATTTTCTGACGACTTCTGATGGCGAGAAGATACCCAACCCTCGCTTTTACCGAACTGCCGAACGCAAACTCGTAAAACTTCACCGGGATTTGTCTCGTAAAAAGTATCAGAGCAAACGGTGGTATAAGGCAAAGGACGCATTGGCGAAGCAAGCC
The DNA window shown above is from Candidatus Poribacteria bacterium and carries:
- a CDS encoding transposase translates to MRRTFKYRAYPTPAQEKWLFSEFQHQKQLQNYMLQMRNQMWEYGSISVSLYDQINHLKKLRASNSHYSDHPQDMQAQTLKRVNAAHEHFQRRCRKGAEKKGYPRYKSSVRSVSWSLRKHKLKTGERVRQHPIRETGKRHNLLKVPKLGEVKIRQHRRLIGDPKEVTLKKTVRGWYCFIVCEVPDTLKCVPKSACGVDVGTRDFLTTSDGEKIPNPRFYRTAERKLVKLHRDLSRKKYQSKRWYKAKDALAKQADIVACQRLDFLAKTASKLFHHRGFDAVVAEKLRPSNMVKNRYLAKSIADTSWGMFFDWCDWVAKRDGKYFHQVPPHNTSQTCSECCQKSVIKLKLSDRMFHCKICGLKLDRDHNAAKNILHRAACALRGEVWDTILYETRNPLLQRACWG
- a CDS encoding sulfotransferase; translated protein: MIFVVGNSRSGTTMMGRILGKHPSVYTFGELHFFGQLCAPPFSSETRKEEIEKIASQLYCIQQEGYRTHGNPHRFLNEARTFLEGLTTYPETQAALFEAFLRHGTAENGGTIPCDQTPRNVFYIADILKLYPKARIINMIRDPRDVLLSQKRKWKRRFLGGSDMPMKETFRDWMNYHPITISHIWRTAVTTAEQFLQHERVTSIYFEELLAQPEATVKGVCDFAGITYTHEMLQIPQVGSSVAEDQPQELGINPHRAYSWHGETTGGELSSAEIYLNQTITAPLMKKHNYSPVSIQPNVVSLVLHLLTFPVKLIGAFLFNLDRMKNIGQTLKRRF
- a CDS encoding sulfotransferase produces the protein MIAQIDPLYIRTRPTKVLTRLMSYAFFEGRPVTTKGRWINPLVFSILKTVSTNNSRYKPVEKPIFILGTGRSGTTILGIVLSMHKEVGYLNEPKAMWHLIHPHEDVIGNYSQVDAKYRLTAEDATDEMHRRASQMFGAYLTATRSQRLVDKYPELIFRVGFVRALFPDARFIFLVRNGWDTCHSIATWSERLGVQVNDEKHDWWGVDDRKWRLLVEQLVKTDPALSEVTDEIKHFERHLDRAAVEWLVTMREGIRLMQASSDYIHLLRFEELTLEPDKTLAALCDFCELPTDDTFHEYARQTLHPLPAKTPFNVHPKIAPIFHDTMRELRYNE